The window CACCTCTATAGTTTTAACATATTACAAATCAGCCCCTTAACTTTAGTCTGAGAAGTGGCAAGCCCGATTTGTTTCCTTCCTCGGAAATGAAGCTACAGAGAAAAATGTTGTATTAGGTCTCTCTCTCCGCGTTGCTCTCGAGACAAAACCCAGCTGgcaaatttacatatttatgtcATCGGATTCCAAAAGGACGAAGCTTGTTGCATAATATGGGTTTGAGGTAAATTACTTAATTACTGATTCCAAAGTTAGAATCTTTGCTCCAACTCCAGGCTAGCTGATTGCGTAGCTTCCGATCGATTTCTGCCTCAGTCTTTGAGTTCCTTTGTGGGCACTTCTCTGTTCTTCTCCTGGGTCTTTGCTCGAGGATCTGATGATGCAGATGATCAAgtgatctctttttttttgggaatctGAGTCATCTTCTTGAGGTTGTATATAGCTAATGGTTTGGGTTTGAGTTTGAATGGAGCGTCTAGGATTTTGGGGATTGTTGATGGGTAGTGTGGAGAAGTCATCGGATTCTGTAAAGTCGCTGGCTTGCTCTGCGTCTACGAAGAATGGAGATGAAGAGAGTACTTCATCGAAGCAAGCATCACCTTTGAGGAGTTCTGGATCGAGAAACACTAGCCCTTTAGGTAGAGTTGGGTCGAGAAACACGAGTCCTTCTAGGCAGAAAGTGGTGAAGACTAAACCTCGTGGTTTCGAGGAAGAAACAGTGGCTTCATTTGGTAAACAAGTTGTTGCTGATGTGCAGATGGAGGATGGTATATGGGCAATGCTTCCAGAGGATTTGCTCAACGAGATTTTAGCTAGGCTTCCGCCATTTATGATATTTCGGATCCGGTCCGTTTGTAAGAAATGGAACTCGATTCTTCAGGATAATAGTTTTCTCAAGTTTCACTCAAATGTGTCATCTCATGGGCCTTGTCTTCTCACTTTTTGGAAGAACTCGCCGCAGATTCCACAATGTTCGGTTTTTAGCTTGCCGTTGAAGACTTGGTACAAAGTTCCATTCACGTTTTTGCCTCCATGGGCTTTTTGGTTGGTTGGTTCTTCAGGTGGTCTCGTCTGCTTTTCGGGTCTTGATGGTCTAACTTTCAGAACTTTAGTATGCAATCCTCTGATGCAGACTTGGAGGACTCTACCGAGTATGCACTATAACCAACAAAGGCAATTGGTTATGGTCGTAGATCGGTCAGAGAAATCATTCAAAGTTATAGCCACAAATGATATTTACGGTGATAAGTCACTTCCTACCGAAGTTTATGATTCCAAAACTGACAAATGGTCCTTACATCAAATAATGCCTGCAGTGAACTTATGCTCTTCGAAAATGGCTTACTGTGATTCCCGATTATATCTAGAAACTCTTTCGCCTCTTGGTTTAATGATGTATCGGCTTGATACAGGGCAATGGGAACACATTCCAGCAAAATTCCCAAGATCTTTATTGGATGGTTACTTAGTTGCTGGAACTCAGAAGAGATTGTTTCTCGTAGGAAGGATTGGCCTCTACAGTACCCTCCAAAGCATGAGGATATGGGAGCTTGATCACACAAAGGTTTCTTGGGTAGAGATAAGTAGAATGCCACCAAAATACTTCCGAGCACTTCTGAGACTTTCTGCTGAGAGGTTTGAGTGTTTTGGACAAGATAATTTGATCTGCTTTACGTCCTGGAATCAAGGAAAAGGTCTTCTATACAATGTGGATAAGAAGATTTGGTCTTGGATTTCCGGTTGTGCTCTTCAGTCATGCAACAGCCAAGTGTGCTTTTATGAGCCAAGATTTGATGCATCTGTCCACTGAACCATAAAGTAATCGTCTGTCTCACATCATTCTTGAAAATTTACAATTTGGCTGCATAGCAAAACGTGTCAGAGATAAGAAATCGAAGAGCTTTTTGTGCGTCAGTGTTGATGAAGACCTCGTCAGCAATGATAATATGCTTCACCAATGATTAACAATGTCGGGGAGAAATACTGTAAGATAAACTTGTTTCTAGCTTTCTGTAAATTAGCATTCACTGGATATGAAAACTT is drawn from Camelina sativa cultivar DH55 chromosome 8, Cs, whole genome shotgun sequence and contains these coding sequences:
- the LOC104705852 gene encoding F-box/kelch-repeat protein At5g15710-like, with product MERLGFWGLLMGSVEKSSDSVKSLACSASTKNGDEESTSSKQASPLRSSGSRNTSPLGRVGSRNTSPSRQKVVKTKPRGFEEETVASFGKQVVADVQMEDGIWAMLPEDLLNEILARLPPFMIFRIRSVCKKWNSILQDNSFLKFHSNVSSHGPCLLTFWKNSPQIPQCSVFSLPLKTWYKVPFTFLPPWAFWLVGSSGGLVCFSGLDGLTFRTLVCNPLMQTWRTLPSMHYNQQRQLVMVVDRSEKSFKVIATNDIYGDKSLPTEVYDSKTDKWSLHQIMPAVNLCSSKMAYCDSRLYLETLSPLGLMMYRLDTGQWEHIPAKFPRSLLDGYLVAGTQKRLFLVGRIGLYSTLQSMRIWELDHTKVSWVEISRMPPKYFRALLRLSAERFECFGQDNLICFTSWNQGKGLLYNVDKKIWSWISGCALQSCNSQVCFYEPRFDASVH